One genomic window of Chanos chanos chromosome 13, fChaCha1.1, whole genome shotgun sequence includes the following:
- the LOC115826819 gene encoding coactosin-like protein, whose amino-acid sequence MATRIDKEACRESYNLVRDDNSDINWAAFKYDGSMIVPAGQGADYEDFKKLCTDDERLFGFVRITTGDAMSKRAKFTLITWIGENISGLQRAKISTDKTLVKDVVQNFAKEFMISDPRELEEAYLRNELKKAGGANYDAQAE is encoded by the exons ATGGCAACACGAATCGATAAAGAGGCTTGCAGAGAATCTTACAATCTGGTCCGCGACGACAACTCAGACATAAACTG GGCTGCTTTCAAATACGACGGCTCCATGATTGTGCCAGCAGGACAGGGGGCCGATTACGAAGACTTCAAGAAGCTGTGCACAG atgacGAGCGTCTGTTTGGCTTTGTGAGGATCACGACAGGGGATGCTATGAGCAAGAGGGCTAAGTTCACACTCATCACCTGGATCGGTGAGAACATAAGCGGTCTCCAGCGGGCCAAGATCAGCACCGACAAGACGCTGGTCAAAGACGTCGTGCAG aacTTTGCCAAGGAGTTTATGATCAGCGATCCACGAGAGTTAGAGGAGGCATACCTCCGCAACGAGCTGAAGAAGGCGGGGGGAGCCAACTACGACGCCCAGGCGGAGTAG